The following is a genomic window from Synechococcus sp. MW101C3.
CAGCTCCTGCACCTGGCGGCCCAGCGTGATCTCCTGCTCATGGCTCAGCAACGGCACGCGGCCGATGTCCCGCAGATACGAGCGCACCAGGTCGCCGTCCACGGGGGGCAGGGAACGGGGCAGAACCACGGGCCGGGGGTCGGCATCGGCCAGCGACTCGACGGGCCGGGACGGGGAGAGAGCGACAATCACGGCGTGGTGTTTTGACAGTGTGTAAAGCCTAACCTGAAGAAGTGTGAAGTCCCTCTCATCTCGGACTCTTCGGGGCGACATTCCCCTGAGCGCCAGCCAGAGCAGCCAGGGTCTGAGCAGTGCCGGTCGCCAGCTTCTTCCTGCCCTGGCGCTCGCTGGCCAGAGCCGCTCATCCACCCACAACGCAGACCCTGCCTGGGGAGTAGGCGCAGCCATCCAGCCAGCAGGCCCGCCAACCGGCCCCAACGCGCCGCCCTCCGGCAGGGGCCTTCCGCCCAGCTAGAGCGGCATCCCGAGTGAGTCGAGCAGCCAGGTGGCGGTCCTGAGGTAGATGAACACCCCCGCCACGTCGGTGGCGGTGGCGATGAAGGGCGCCGACATCAGGGCTGGATCGAGCCCCAGCCGATCGAACAGCAGCGGCAGCGCCGCGCCGGCCGTGGCCGCCAGGGTGGTGATGGCCACCAGGCTCAGGCCCGCCGCCACCGCCACCAGCCAGCTGCCTGACACATAGCGGGCCCAGGGCACCACCACCAGCACCATCAGCACCCCCAGCAAGGCGCCGGCCACGGCCTCGCGCCAGATCGCCGGCCAGGTACCGAGCGCCTGGATGCGCTGGGTGCTGAGGCCACGGATCACCACGGTGGAACTCTGCGAGCCCACGTTGCCGCCCGTGCCGATCAGCAGCGGGATGAAGGCCGTCAGCATCACCACCCGCTTCAGCACCGACTCCTGAGAGGCGATCACCGCCGCGGTGCCGGCATTGGCGATCAGCAGCACGAGCAACCACACCACCCGGCGGCGGGCCACGGTGAACAGGTTGCTGCGGAAGTAGTCGTCCTCATCGCCCGCCTGAACGGCGCCGGCCGCGTAGAGGTCACGGGTGGCCTCCTGCTGGATCACATCGATCACGTCGTCGACGGTGACGATCCCCACCAGCCGCTCCTCGCGGTCCACCACCGGCACCGCCAGGAAGTCGTAGCGCTGGATCACGCGGGCCACCTCCTCCTGATCCGTGGCGGTGGTGACGTTCACCACCTCCCGGGTCATCACATCGCCGATGCGGTCCTCCGGGTCGGCCATCACCAGATCCCGTAGCGAGAGGATGCCAGTGAGGTGACGCGAAGCGTCGGTCACGTAGAGGCTGTACACGGTTTCAGTGTCCCGGGCCCGCCGCCGCACGATGTCGAGCGCCTGAGCGGCGCTGTGGAACTCCTTGAGGTCGATGAATTCGGTCGTCATCAACCGGCCGGCCGTTTCCGCCTCGTAGCCCAGCAGCTGGGCCGTGACTCGGCGCTCCGCCGGGCTCAGCTCCATCAGCAGGCGCCGCACCACCTTGGCGGGCAGTTCATCGAACAGCCGCACCCGGTCGTCCGGCGACATCTCCTCCACCAGCTCCAGCACCTCGCCGGAACGGAGCCGCTCCACCAGGCTCTGCTGCACATCGCCATCGAGGTATTCGTACACCTCAATCGCCTTGTCCTTGGGCAGCAGGCGGAAGGCCAGGGCCTGCAGCGTGCGCGGCAGGGTGCCGATCGCCTCGGCGCAATCCACCGGCTGAACCGGCTCCAGCAGCAGTTTCACGCCGCCGTAGTTGCTGGCCTTGAGCAGGGCTTCCAGCTGGCGGGACACCACCTCGGCCACCTGCAGGCCGCCGCCGAGCACGATCGTGGAGCCGCTGATGCTGCCCACCGCGCCACCGCCGTGCTCAGCGCCGCCGGACTGGCCTCGGCCGGCAGGATCCTGGCGGCCATGGCGGGCGCCGCCGCTGTCGAGCTCGCTCATCGGCCCCGAAGTGGCGGCACATCGAGTGTATGGGGAGGGTTCCTGCCACGGCCTCCCCGCAGCGGCGCTCAGCTTCTAGGGTCAGCCGGCAGCGACAACAACAACCATGAGCGTGAGCGTTTCCAATGTGGTGGTGCGCAGCGCCACAGGCGCGGAGACACCGCTGGCCGGCTATGCCGGCTCGGTGCTGCTGATCGTGAACGTGGCCAGCCGCTGCGGCTTCACCCGCCAGTACGCCGGCCTGCAGACGCTGCAGGACACCTACGGCGCCCGCGGCTTCAAGGTGTTGGGCTTCCCCTGCAACGATTTCGGCGCCCAGGAACCGGGCACCCTGCCGGAGATCCAGCAGTTCTGCTCCACCACCTATGGCGCCAGCTTCGAGCTGTTCGACAAGGTGCAGGCCAAGGGCGTGAAGAGCGCTCCCTATGACGTGCTCACCCAGGCCGAACCGGCCGGCGATGTGGAGTGGAACTTCGAGAAGTTCCTGGTGGGCAAGGACGGAACGGTGCTGGCGCGCTTCAAGAGCGCCGTGGATCCCACCGGCCCTGAGCTGACGGCAGCCATCGAGGCGGCCCTCGCCGCCTGAGCCGACCGCAGAGGCCGAGCGGCTCCATGCCGCTCACAGCCTGCGGCGACGCAGGGCGGCCATCAGCCGATGGCTGGCGGCGACCCCTGCGGCCGCTGCCAGCAGACCCAGCACCAGGCTGGCCAGTAGCAGCCAGAGTCCCTCGCCGGCGCGATCGAGCTCGGCCAGCCGCACCAGGTTCAGCATCCAGCTGCTGAAGGTGGTGAGGGCCCCGCAGAAGCCGATGCCGAGGCAGAGCACCAGCGGCGTGCGCCAGGGGATCGGTCCCGCCAGCAGGCCGAGCACCAGGCAGCCGGTCAGGTTCACCAGCAGCTCCGCCCAGGGGGCACCGCCCAGCACAGGGCCGAGACGCGCTTCCGCCTGCCAGCGCAGCAGGGCGCCAGGCACCGCCCCCGCAGCCACCAGCAGCAGCTCCACGAGCTCGAAACGCAACCGCCGCGCCTGAAGGTCGCCCGGGTCAGGCACGGGCTACCGCCTGCCCCAGCAGCACGGCCAGCACGCCCAGCAGCACGGAGGCCGCCAGCAGCGCCAGTGTTTCGCGTCGCCTGCCGGCCTGCCAGGCCAGCAAGGCTTCCAGCATGAAGGTGGAGAACGTGCTGAAGCTGCCGAGAAAACCGGTGCCGATCAGCAGCAGCAGGGGGCTGCCAGTGCCGCTGGAGCGATCGAGCGCCACCACCAGCCCGAGCGCGAAGCTGGCGGACACGTTGACCGCGAGGGTGGCCCAGTGGCGATGAGGCAACAGCGGCTCAAAGTGGTTGACCAGCCGCAGCCGCAGCCAACTGCCGGGTACCGCACCGACGGCCACCAGCAGGGCCTCATTCACCCGACCAGCCAGCCGCGCCGGGCCGTTCCGGCGGCAGTCGCTGCCTCGACGTGCAACCAGCGTTCCCCCTCGGGCTCCTGCCACACGCGCAGCAGCCGCAGCGGCGCGCCCGCAGACACGGGCAGCAGGCAAGGCGCGCGGTGATGGGGAGAAGCGCGCAGCACGCCATCGCGCGAGCCCTCAGCAAGCAGCGGATCGCCGTTCTGGCGGCGGCGCAGCTCCGGGGTGCGCCAATCGGCGCCACCGGCGGGGAGGGAGGCCGGAGCGATCAGGGCGAAGCCCAGCACCCAGATCCAACGCCAGGCCATCAGATGTCGAGCTGAGCGAAATCGAGCTCGGCGCTGTGGGTTTCGATGAATTCGCGGCGGGGCGCCACTTTGTCTCCCATCAGGATGGTGAAGATGCGATCCGCTTCAGCGGCATCTTCGATCTCCACCCGCTTCATCTTGCGGGTGGAGGGATCCATGGTGGTTTCCCACAGCTGCTTGGGCATCATTTCCCCCAGACCCTTGAAACGCTGGAGTGTGTAATTGGCCTTCTCACCGAAGCCATCAAGGGTTTTCCTGAGGTCTTTTTCGTCGTAGCAGTAGGTGTGGTTCTTGCCGCGCTCCACCTTGTAGAGAGGCGGGCAGGCGATGTAGATGTAGCCGCCTTCCAGCAACATTTTCTGGTAGCGATAGAAGAAGGTAAGCAGCAGCGTGCGGATGTGGGCGCCGTCAACATCCGCGTCGGTCATGATCACGATCCGGTGATAGCGCAGCGAGGATTCATTGAATTCTTCTCCCTTGATGCCCAGCCCCAGGCCAGTGATCAGCGCCTGGATCTCGGTGTTCTTGTAGATCTTGGCGTCGTCGGTTTTCTCGATATTGAGGATCTTGCCACGCAGGGGCAGGATCGCCTGGAAGCGGCGGTCGCGGCCCTGCTTGGCGGAGCCACCGGCGGAGTCGCCTTCCACGATATAGATCTCGGATTCGGAAGGATCGCGGGAGCTGCAATCGGCCAGCTTGCCGGGCAGTGTGGAACTCTCGAGCACCGATTTACGGCGCACCAGTTCACGGGCGCGGCGAGCCGCCTCAGCGGCGTTGAAGGCCTGGATCGCCTTCTCCAGGATCAGGTCGATCACCTGGGGGTGGAACTCAAGGAATTCGCTCAGCGATTCGCCCACCACGGTGTCCACGATGCCGCGCACCTCGGTGTTGCCGAGCTTGGTCTTGGTCTGACCTTCGAATTCCGGATCGGGCACCTTCACCGACAGCACGGCGGTGAGCCCCTCGCGGATGTTCTCGCCCGCCAGGTTGGAATCACCGTCCTTGCGCTTGCCGCGCTTCCTGGCGAAGGTGTTGAGCGTACGGGTGAGAACTGTTTTCAGACCCTCGATGTGCGTGCCGCCGTCGACGGTGCGGATGTTATTGGCGAAGCCGAGAATGCTGTCGGAGTAGGCGTCCACGCACCACTGCAACGCAGCCTCCACCTGCACGCCGTCCTTCTCAGCATTCACATAGATGATGTCGGGGTGAAGGGGATCCTTGCCGTCGTTCATGTAGGCGACGTACTCGCGGATACCGCCTTCGTAGTGATAGATCTCCTCGTGGGCGCTGCCGTCGGCGCCGAGGGCCTCGCTGCGTTCATCGCGGAAAACAATCCGCACACCGCCGTTGAGATAGGCCAGCTCCCGCAGCCTGCCGGACAACGTGGTGTAGTCGAAGTGGATGCCGCCGGAGAAGATCTCGATATCGGGCTTGAAGCGCACCGCCGTGCCAGTGCGGCCGCTGGTATCGGCTTCCGAGCGCAGGGTTCCGATCGGGGCGCCGCGCTCGAAGCGCTGGCGGTGCACCTGATCCTGCCGGTGCACGGTCACTTCCACCCACTCGCTGAGCGCGTTCACCACCGAAACGCCCACGCCGTGCAGACCGCCGGACACCTTGTAGCCGCCACTGCCGAACTTGCCGCCGGCGTGCAGAACGGTGAGCACGGTCTCCAGGGCCGACTTGCCGGTGCGCGGGTGCACGTCGGTGGGGATGCCGCGTCCGTTGTCGGTGACCTCTGCGGAGCCGTCCTCGCAAAGGCGCACCAGGATCTCAGTGCAGTGGCCGGCAAGGGCCTCGTCCACCGAGTTATCCACCACCTCATACACAAG
Proteins encoded in this region:
- a CDS encoding sigma-70 factor domain-containing protein gives rise to the protein MADADPRPVVLPRSLPPVDGDLVRSYLRDIGRVPLLSHEQEITLGRQVQEL
- the mgtE gene encoding magnesium transporter, encoding MSELDSGGARHGRQDPAGRGQSGGAEHGGGAVGSISGSTIVLGGGLQVAEVVSRQLEALLKASNYGGVKLLLEPVQPVDCAEAIGTLPRTLQALAFRLLPKDKAIEVYEYLDGDVQQSLVERLRSGEVLELVEEMSPDDRVRLFDELPAKVVRRLLMELSPAERRVTAQLLGYEAETAGRLMTTEFIDLKEFHSAAQALDIVRRRARDTETVYSLYVTDASRHLTGILSLRDLVMADPEDRIGDVMTREVVNVTTATDQEEVARVIQRYDFLAVPVVDREERLVGIVTVDDVIDVIQQEATRDLYAAGAVQAGDEDDYFRSNLFTVARRRVVWLLVLLIANAGTAAVIASQESVLKRVVMLTAFIPLLIGTGGNVGSQSSTVVIRGLSTQRIQALGTWPAIWREAVAGALLGVLMVLVVVPWARYVSGSWLVAVAAGLSLVAITTLAATAGAALPLLFDRLGLDPALMSAPFIATATDVAGVFIYLRTATWLLDSLGMPL
- a CDS encoding glutathione peroxidase → MSVSVSNVVVRSATGAETPLAGYAGSVLLIVNVASRCGFTRQYAGLQTLQDTYGARGFKVLGFPCNDFGAQEPGTLPEIQQFCSTTYGASFELFDKVQAKGVKSAPYDVLTQAEPAGDVEWNFEKFLVGKDGTVLARFKSAVDPTGPELTAAIEAALAA
- a CDS encoding CrcB family protein: MPDPGDLQARRLRFELVELLLVAAGAVPGALLRWQAEARLGPVLGGAPWAELLVNLTGCLVLGLLAGPIPWRTPLVLCLGIGFCGALTTFSSWMLNLVRLAELDRAGEGLWLLLASLVLGLLAAAAGVAASHRLMAALRRRRL
- a CDS encoding CrcB family protein — protein: MAGRVNEALLVAVGAVPGSWLRLRLVNHFEPLLPHRHWATLAVNVSASFALGLVVALDRSSGTGSPLLLLIGTGFLGSFSTFSTFMLEALLAWQAGRRRETLALLAASVLLGVLAVLLGQAVARA
- the gyrB gene encoding DNA topoisomerase (ATP-hydrolyzing) subunit B; its protein translation is MSDSSKVQHAYGAEQIQVLEGLEPVRKRPGMYIGTTGPRGLHHLVYEVVDNSVDEALAGHCTEILVRLCEDGSAEVTDNGRGIPTDVHPRTGKSALETVLTVLHAGGKFGSGGYKVSGGLHGVGVSVVNALSEWVEVTVHRQDQVHRQRFERGAPIGTLRSEADTSGRTGTAVRFKPDIEIFSGGIHFDYTTLSGRLRELAYLNGGVRIVFRDERSEALGADGSAHEEIYHYEGGIREYVAYMNDGKDPLHPDIIYVNAEKDGVQVEAALQWCVDAYSDSILGFANNIRTVDGGTHIEGLKTVLTRTLNTFARKRGKRKDGDSNLAGENIREGLTAVLSVKVPDPEFEGQTKTKLGNTEVRGIVDTVVGESLSEFLEFHPQVIDLILEKAIQAFNAAEAARRARELVRRKSVLESSTLPGKLADCSSRDPSESEIYIVEGDSAGGSAKQGRDRRFQAILPLRGKILNIEKTDDAKIYKNTEIQALITGLGLGIKGEEFNESSLRYHRIVIMTDADVDGAHIRTLLLTFFYRYQKMLLEGGYIYIACPPLYKVERGKNHTYCYDEKDLRKTLDGFGEKANYTLQRFKGLGEMMPKQLWETTMDPSTRKMKRVEIEDAAEADRIFTILMGDKVAPRREFIETHSAELDFAQLDI